In one Candidatus Hepatincola sp. Av genomic region, the following are encoded:
- the xseB gene encoding Exodeoxyribonuclease 7 small subunit, which translates to MLKVKDIQSLEKIKSMKVSFEEAFALLEEIVALQESGDISLEDSVVYYKAGKILAKYCTEVLENAKVDVQKIADDL; encoded by the coding sequence ATGCTGAAAGTTAAAGATATTCAATCTTTAGAAAAAATTAAAAGTATGAAAGTTTCATTTGAGGAGGCTTTTGCTTTATTAGAAGAAATAGTTGCTTTGCAAGAAAGTGGTGATATTTCCTTAGAGGATAGCGTAGTATATTATAAGGCTGGAAAAATATTAGCAAAATATTGTACTGAAGTCTTAGAAAATGCTAAAGTAGATGTGCAAAAAATAGCTGATGATTTATAA
- the aspS gene encoding Aspartate--tRNA(Asp/Asn) ligase — MHQFRTHTCNELRKEHLKSKVRLSGWVHSKRDHGSLIFIDLRDHFGITQCVIDKNSKFFAEIEHVRVESILTITGLVRARSVDTINEDLLSGEIEVVVEDLIVENSAKVLPFLVAEDDNAPESIRLKYRFLDLRRARNHSNIILRSQIISFIRQQMEEHGFLEMQTPILTASSPEGARDFLVPSRKHIGKFYALPQAPQQFKQLFMVSGFDKYFQIAPCFRDEDARADRTPGEFYQLDFEMAFATQEDVFKILDDVMYKTFNKFAGGKKVTKPPFPRIPYLESMDKYGTDKPDLRNPLIITKTTEAFKNSEFSLFANLIAKGASVLAIAVPNSAEQPRSFFDKLNAWARLEGQGGLGYIIFDSQGGAKGPIASKLTAEELALIQNNANAKKGDSVFFVCGKGLAAQKFAGLARTKIAEELNLITDNTFEFCFITDFPMFEVNEETGKIDFSHNPFSMPQGGMEALNTKNPLDVLAYQYDIVCNGVELSSGAVRNHRLDIMVRAFEIAGYSKEFIENKFAGIFNAFQYGAPPHAGSAPGIDRIVMLLANSQNIREIIAFPLTQTGEDLLMGAPNTVSSEQLRELHISMKLPNKGAK, encoded by the coding sequence ATGCATCAATTTAGAACACATACATGTAATGAGTTAAGAAAAGAACATCTTAAAAGCAAAGTTAGGTTATCAGGTTGGGTGCATAGTAAGCGGGATCATGGCAGTTTGATTTTCATAGATCTGCGAGATCATTTCGGTATAACCCAATGTGTAATAGATAAAAACTCTAAATTTTTTGCTGAAATAGAACATGTAAGAGTGGAATCTATTTTAACTATTACAGGTTTAGTAAGGGCAAGATCTGTTGATACCATTAATGAAGATTTACTTTCAGGTGAAATAGAAGTTGTGGTAGAAGATCTAATAGTAGAAAACTCTGCTAAAGTTTTACCATTTTTGGTAGCAGAAGATGATAATGCCCCAGAAAGTATTCGTTTAAAATACCGCTTTTTAGATCTACGGCGAGCAAGAAATCATTCTAATATAATTCTACGTTCTCAAATTATTAGTTTTATTCGTCAACAAATGGAAGAACATGGTTTTCTAGAAATGCAAACTCCTATTCTTACAGCTTCAAGCCCTGAGGGAGCCAGAGATTTTCTAGTACCAAGTAGAAAGCATATCGGTAAATTTTATGCTTTACCTCAAGCACCACAGCAATTTAAACAATTATTTATGGTTTCAGGCTTTGATAAATACTTCCAAATAGCTCCATGTTTTCGTGATGAAGATGCAAGGGCAGATAGAACGCCAGGGGAATTCTACCAGTTAGATTTTGAAATGGCTTTTGCTACTCAAGAAGATGTTTTTAAAATTTTAGATGATGTAATGTATAAAACTTTTAATAAGTTTGCTGGTGGTAAAAAGGTAACAAAACCACCTTTTCCTAGGATTCCATATTTAGAAAGTATGGATAAATATGGAACTGATAAGCCAGACTTACGAAATCCTTTAATAATTACTAAAACTACTGAAGCCTTTAAAAATAGTGAATTTTCTCTATTTGCCAACTTAATTGCTAAGGGGGCAAGTGTGTTAGCTATTGCTGTGCCTAATTCGGCAGAACAGCCAAGAAGTTTTTTTGATAAACTTAATGCTTGGGCAAGACTTGAGGGGCAAGGAGGCTTAGGTTATATAATTTTTGACTCTCAAGGCGGAGCTAAAGGACCAATTGCTAGTAAATTAACAGCTGAAGAACTAGCTTTAATTCAAAATAATGCTAATGCAAAAAAAGGTGATAGTGTATTTTTTGTTTGTGGTAAAGGGTTAGCTGCCCAAAAATTTGCCGGACTTGCTAGAACTAAAATTGCCGAAGAACTAAACCTAATTACAGACAATACTTTTGAATTCTGTTTTATTACAGACTTTCCAATGTTTGAGGTAAATGAAGAAACAGGGAAAATAGACTTTTCCCACAATCCTTTTTCTATGCCACAAGGTGGTATGGAAGCCTTAAATACAAAGAACCCATTAGATGTTTTAGCGTATCAGTATGATATTGTATGTAATGGTGTGGAGTTATCTAGTGGGGCAGTACGTAACCATCGTCTAGATATTATGGTAAGAGCCTTTGAAATTGCTGGTTATTCCAAAGAATTCATAGAAAATAAGTTTGCGGGTATCTTTAATGCTTTTCAATATGGAGCACCACCTCATGCGGGTTCAGCTCCAGGTATAGATAGAATAGTTATGTTATTGGCCAATTCCCAAAATATTCGTGAAATTATTGCTTTTCCTTTAACTCAAACAGGGGAAGACCTATTAATGGGAGCCCCAAATACAGTTAGCTCTGAACAATTAAGGGAACTTCATATTAGTATGAAACTACCAAATAAAGGAGCCAAATAA
- the glpE gene encoding Thiosulfate sulfurtransferase GlpE, whose product MEKILVAAAHELLLKKGAIMIDVRSQEEFMAAHIENAIHMPLETVSLAEIIKFMQEQEVKTVIFQCFRGTRSGIAIKRLQEENPDINFRMYNLEGGIKAWIAAGFPIVEDLVDEEEPA is encoded by the coding sequence ATGGAAAAAATTTTGGTTGCAGCAGCTCATGAATTACTCTTAAAAAAAGGAGCAATTATGATAGATGTTCGTTCACAAGAAGAATTTATGGCAGCTCATATAGAAAATGCTATTCATATGCCTTTAGAAACAGTTTCCTTAGCAGAAATTATCAAATTCATGCAAGAGCAAGAAGTTAAAACAGTAATTTTTCAATGTTTTCGTGGCACCAGAAGTGGTATAGCTATTAAAAGATTACAAGAAGAGAACCCTGACATAAACTTTAGAATGTATAACTTAGAAGGCGGTATTAAAGCATGGATTGCCGCAGGTTTTCCTATTGTAGAAGACCTAGTAGATGAAGAAGAACCAGCTTAG
- a CDS encoding Nucleoside-specific channel-forming protein: MNFLYLLILITTTFIATILRAEEGDFATLNLRYMHDMGTTTGDNLNHTVDGINHPGNYVEIEGIAKRGQWDLYGFTDLRQYSGAASGTEAGDHGDSHLGIDFYKYIVGYDVFDNGKLYIRAEAKDTYTAEGDFFGGVGTSVELPVVGHLLINMMYYTGDLNSANPTKKPWLLQFAWFNKLFDLNKDWWIGHAGWSDVDFFTSGQDCSYHSSGTCATQWQFLEGLTINYKNDYTIEIDYKFWQNTVGGNDGTNSHSLFLGLVKKF; this comes from the coding sequence GTGAATTTTTTATATTTATTAATTTTAATAACGACAACATTTATAGCTACTATATTAAGGGCTGAAGAGGGCGATTTTGCTACATTAAACCTTAGGTATATGCACGACATGGGGACAACTACAGGTGATAATCTTAACCATACCGTTGATGGTATTAACCACCCTGGTAACTATGTAGAAATTGAAGGTATTGCTAAACGGGGGCAATGGGATTTATATGGTTTTACCGACTTACGGCAATATAGTGGAGCAGCTTCGGGAACAGAAGCCGGCGACCATGGAGATTCCCACTTAGGTATTGATTTTTATAAATACATTGTTGGTTATGATGTATTTGATAACGGCAAATTATATATAAGAGCTGAAGCTAAAGATACTTATACCGCTGAAGGTGATTTTTTTGGTGGGGTAGGTACCAGTGTAGAATTACCTGTTGTAGGGCATTTATTAATTAACATGATGTACTATACAGGGGATCTAAATAGTGCTAACCCTACTAAAAAACCATGGCTATTACAATTTGCTTGGTTTAACAAATTATTTGACCTGAATAAAGATTGGTGGATTGGCCATGCCGGTTGGTCTGATGTAGATTTTTTTACCAGTGGGCAAGATTGTAGTTATCATAGTAGTGGAACATGTGCTACCCAATGGCAGTTTTTAGAAGGCTTAACAATTAACTATAAGAATGATTACACTATAGAAATAGACTACAAATTCTGGCAAAATACTGTAGGTGGAAATGATGGTACTAATTCCCATAGCTTATTTTTAGGATTAGTGAAAAAATTCTAA
- a CDS encoding putative phage protein has product MAQHNLIYIQASGEDTFNFSFPIHNSSEIEVFVEQNKKTYLVDYTLINLEFPLKQVKFNYLVGTANAPQMVLLKYLPNMNRVSEFNNVSQIRAETLNAEFNNMLNYNTYLQANVERSVKIPLYNNEELILPQNSTGKCLIWNENGNLENSIENINETLNTLLTFMAESQNNSGNNKNCDNDNNDDDDNNGGNTGNTVDSKEVVYSGGILIATNVEDALHELRDSCNLVISVPQLTATDVNSALDELSYATTISYTNENLIDCPNVQLALDNINQKVDDVISGKITLSQYNGIKHGLVAGALSKNGWGDFLTSSQPFKINVLGKVTPLVIAFSKLFVTQLGYFTTDVSLTFPETAGIFYYIYADLKADGTISINYTEHKPYYLGYNHNVVGIIPPLLVDAYKAPSDWFNIANYTMYNSTNQPLTRVYLGFVLFKEDGTPERITPVTYGDYYICDVKIGNANNKPFKINNFFGTDVVLVDVKFKSADAPFDEEYSYSYNLHTISADNSLNIGMNYSVNSQYIQGTFANPYATWYFSNPTSYWSANYGIARFHVKRLF; this is encoded by the coding sequence ATGGCACAGCACAATTTAATTTATATTCAAGCAAGTGGGGAAGACACTTTTAATTTTTCTTTTCCTATTCATAATTCTTCTGAAATAGAAGTATTTGTTGAACAAAATAAAAAAACTTATTTAGTAGACTATACCTTGATTAATTTAGAGTTTCCACTTAAACAAGTTAAATTTAATTATTTAGTAGGTACAGCAAATGCCCCCCAAATGGTTCTTCTAAAATATTTACCTAATATGAATAGAGTGAGTGAATTTAACAATGTTAGCCAAATTAGGGCAGAAACTTTAAATGCTGAATTCAACAATATGTTAAATTATAATACTTACTTGCAAGCTAATGTAGAGCGTTCGGTTAAAATTCCGCTATACAATAATGAAGAACTTATTTTGCCTCAAAATTCTACAGGTAAGTGTTTAATATGGAATGAAAATGGTAATTTAGAAAATTCTATAGAAAACATTAATGAAACCCTAAATACATTATTAACTTTTATGGCAGAAAGCCAAAATAATAGTGGTAATAATAAAAATTGTGATAATGATAACAATGATGATGATGATAATAACGGGGGCAATACAGGCAATACCGTTGATTCCAAAGAGGTTGTTTACAGTGGAGGCATTTTAATAGCTACTAATGTGGAAGACGCCCTGCATGAATTGAGGGATTCTTGTAACCTTGTTATTAGTGTACCGCAATTAACAGCCACAGATGTTAATAGTGCTTTAGATGAGTTATCATATGCTACAACTATTAGTTACACTAATGAAAATTTAATTGATTGCCCTAACGTTCAGTTGGCATTAGATAACATTAACCAGAAAGTAGATGATGTTATTAGTGGAAAAATTACTCTTTCCCAATATAATGGTATTAAGCATGGTCTGGTTGCGGGGGCGTTATCTAAAAATGGTTGGGGAGATTTTTTAACTTCCTCGCAGCCTTTTAAAATTAATGTTTTAGGTAAAGTAACCCCACTGGTGATAGCTTTTTCTAAACTTTTTGTAACTCAATTAGGTTATTTTACTACAGATGTTAGTTTAACTTTTCCTGAAACTGCAGGTATTTTCTATTACATTTATGCCGACCTGAAAGCCGATGGTACAATTAGTATCAATTATACCGAACATAAACCCTATTATTTAGGATATAACCATAATGTAGTAGGTATTATTCCTCCACTGTTGGTAGATGCCTATAAAGCACCATCAGATTGGTTTAATATTGCCAATTATACTATGTATAATTCTACTAACCAACCTTTAACCCGAGTATATTTAGGCTTTGTGCTTTTTAAAGAAGATGGTACTCCAGAGCGGATAACCCCTGTAACTTATGGAGATTATTACATTTGTGATGTTAAAATAGGGAATGCAAACAATAAACCTTTTAAAATTAATAATTTTTTTGGAACAGATGTAGTTTTAGTAGATGTAAAGTTTAAAAGTGCAGATGCTCCCTTTGATGAAGAATATAGCTATTCTTATAATTTACATACTATCAGTGCAGATAATAGCTTAAATATTGGTATGAACTATAGTGTTAATAGCCAATACATTCAAGGAACTTTTGCTAACCCCTATGCCACATGGTATTTTAGTAACCCTACAAGTTATTGGTCGGCTAATTATGGAATTGCTAGGTTTCATGTAAAACGTTTATTTTAA
- a CDS encoding putative phage protein, whose amino-acid sequence MPEITFMNNPNYVKDRNDILKNSEHALQVLEKKQLLNTSKLANNAESLGQGNTMEDIAIQEEQFYNNDVDELESNFQESLEKLYHSYLSAYADAYGGNSSSFLSKLGSSVLKTHVRNKMWKTYTDSLFEHLPYY is encoded by the coding sequence ATGCCAGAAATTACTTTTATGAATAACCCTAACTATGTAAAAGATAGAAACGATATCTTAAAAAACTCTGAACATGCTTTACAAGTGCTAGAGAAAAAACAGTTATTAAATACCTCAAAATTAGCTAATAATGCTGAAAGTTTAGGGCAAGGTAATACAATGGAAGATATAGCAATCCAAGAAGAGCAATTCTATAACAATGATGTTGATGAATTAGAAAGTAATTTTCAAGAATCTTTAGAAAAATTATACCACAGTTATTTAAGTGCCTATGCCGATGCTTATGGGGGTAATAGTTCCTCTTTTTTAAGTAAGTTAGGCAGTTCAGTCCTGAAAACTCATGTTAGAAATAAAATGTGGAAAACTTATACAGACTCCCTATTTGAACACCTACCTTATTATTAA
- a CDS encoding 1-deoxy-D-xylulose-5-phosphate synthase, with protein MPKILDKVDNPEDLKKLSVSEIQELCHEIREFITSMVFQTGGHLGSSLGTVELAVALHYVYNSPIDKIIWDIGHQSYAHKILTGQKNLFSSLRMYKGISGFTNPFENPHDFFIGGHSSTSISNAMGLQVGMLKQQDKANVVNIIGDSAIGAGIALEAINHLGSMPVKMLVILNDNNMSISKTTGALSNYFSKIKTSRPMVTLKNLIKHTMPKPVLEAVKKINSLSHINLQSNLFEDLGFDYVGPVDGHDVQLLIEILNNIKNLPDNKPILLHVLTTKGKGYSKAESAEDRLHGVEATGGGTQRYKTNTTFFAESLDPIMENPKVVAITGAMLKGTGLEPLHCKYPKQVFDVGIAEQHGVSFAAGLAKAGLIPFVCIYSTFMQRAYDQVVHDIALANLPVRFVLDRAGLVGQDGITHHGLLDYSMFLPLPNIIFMAPSMQQDIAPMLQLMVNINNKPSFIRYAKNYYPNLNGIEPIITMGKGRVIQQGKKIALLSIGGILHDSIAAANMLQERDKLTITVADAVFAKPIDEELILELVKNHEGLIIVEEGLSSVFANLVMNILIEHDLLHTIKVRAICIKEFIPQGTITEQKGIAHINSESIYKALKKYL; from the coding sequence ATGCCTAAAATTCTAGATAAAGTAGATAATCCTGAGGATTTAAAAAAGTTATCAGTATCTGAAATTCAAGAGTTATGCCATGAAATTAGAGAGTTTATTACCTCAATGGTTTTTCAAACAGGGGGGCATTTAGGTTCTTCCTTAGGAACAGTAGAATTAGCTGTAGCCTTACATTATGTTTATAATAGTCCAATTGATAAAATTATTTGGGATATTGGGCACCAGTCTTATGCTCATAAAATACTTACAGGGCAAAAAAATTTGTTTAGTAGTTTAAGAATGTATAAAGGAATTTCTGGTTTTACTAATCCTTTTGAGAATCCTCATGATTTTTTTATTGGAGGTCATAGTTCTACTTCTATTTCTAATGCAATGGGGCTACAGGTAGGCATGCTAAAGCAACAAGACAAAGCCAATGTAGTAAATATTATTGGTGATTCGGCTATTGGTGCAGGAATAGCTCTAGAGGCAATCAACCATTTAGGATCTATGCCTGTTAAAATGCTAGTTATTTTAAATGATAACAATATGTCTATTTCTAAAACTACAGGGGCTTTAAGTAATTATTTCTCTAAAATAAAAACATCTCGCCCTATGGTAACTTTAAAGAATTTAATTAAACACACTATGCCAAAACCAGTGTTAGAAGCTGTAAAGAAAATTAATTCTTTATCGCATATAAATTTACAGTCTAATTTATTTGAAGACTTGGGCTTTGATTATGTTGGCCCAGTAGATGGGCATGATGTTCAATTATTAATTGAAATTCTTAACAATATTAAAAATCTACCAGATAATAAACCTATTTTATTACATGTATTAACAACCAAAGGAAAGGGTTACTCTAAGGCCGAAAGTGCTGAGGATAGGTTACATGGTGTAGAGGCAACAGGTGGAGGAACTCAACGATATAAAACAAATACTACTTTTTTTGCTGAAAGTTTAGATCCTATCATGGAAAACCCTAAGGTAGTAGCAATTACAGGAGCTATGTTAAAAGGAACAGGTTTAGAACCTTTACATTGTAAATATCCTAAACAGGTTTTTGATGTAGGAATTGCCGAACAACATGGGGTATCTTTTGCGGCTGGTTTAGCAAAAGCTGGTTTGATTCCTTTTGTTTGTATTTATTCAACTTTTATGCAAAGAGCCTACGATCAGGTTGTGCATGATATTGCCTTAGCTAATTTACCAGTTAGATTTGTATTAGATAGGGCAGGTTTAGTAGGTCAAGATGGGATAACTCATCATGGTTTATTAGATTACTCCATGTTTTTACCTTTACCTAATATTATTTTTATGGCTCCTAGTATGCAACAAGATATTGCTCCAATGTTGCAATTAATGGTAAATATTAACAATAAGCCATCTTTTATTCGCTATGCTAAAAATTATTATCCTAACTTAAATGGTATAGAACCTATAATTACTATGGGTAAGGGACGAGTTATCCAACAAGGTAAAAAAATAGCGTTACTAAGTATTGGGGGAATATTACACGACTCAATAGCTGCAGCTAACATGTTACAAGAAAGGGATAAGCTAACAATTACAGTAGCTGATGCCGTATTTGCTAAACCTATTGATGAAGAGTTAATACTTGAATTAGTAAAAAATCATGAAGGATTAATTATTGTAGAAGAGGGATTATCTTCGGTATTTGCTAATTTAGTTATGAATATACTAATAGAACATGATTTATTACATACTATAAAAGTTAGAGCAATTTGTATAAAAGAGTTTATCCCGCAAGGAACTATTACAGAGCAAAAGGGAATAGCTCATATTAATAGTGAAAGTATTTACAAGGCTTTAAAAAAATATCTTTAA
- a CDS encoding ETC complex I subunit — MVKYVIYQRAKNVMQAGEDGNRYWILASTLDERKFFTKSAMAWCQVQNLGGFFYLKFASKEEAVAYAKNHGLQVQVLEPQKVLRKPKSYNFNFTKDRNLYYY; from the coding sequence ATGGTAAAATATGTAATTTATCAAAGAGCTAAGAATGTAATGCAAGCTGGCGAGGATGGGAATCGGTATTGGATTTTAGCAAGTACGTTAGATGAACGAAAATTTTTTACAAAATCGGCTATGGCATGGTGCCAAGTGCAAAATTTAGGAGGTTTTTTTTACCTAAAGTTTGCTAGTAAAGAGGAAGCCGTAGCTTATGCAAAAAATCATGGTCTACAAGTTCAAGTTTTAGAACCACAAAAAGTATTACGTAAACCTAAAAGTTATAATTTTAACTTTACAAAAGATAGAAATTTATATTATTATTAA
- a CDS encoding YfcC family protein (C4-dicarboxylate anaerobic carrier) — protein sequence MKLRVPHTFTIIFILIAIMAALTWVIPSGKYARIHDSKSGKELVIPNSYKAVPANPQGVKDVLQSFAKGMLDASDIIVFLLIIGGAYGVVLETGALDTGFKKVITKLGNKDKLLIPMVLFLFAIGGTVTGMWEETLAFYMLIVPLVIAMGYDALVGAGAILIGAAIGNMSSITNPFSTGIASGIANVSLSDGMGIRCIMWVVAVAVAIIYVMLYATKVKKDPKKSLLYSLRADHKKHFGHLAEDKLFVNFTLKHKIIVAAFIFNIMFMVFSIVYLDWWVIEITMQFIVLAVFCGYIAGMNEKQIWDNFVKGGQDFLFAAYVIGLARGVYSVAHDGAIVDTMLYYLSTWLANLPEELFLLLNQIAQLIVGFFVPSSSGHAALVIPILSPMAEILNVPKASIIITYTVASGLVNLVTPVAGVLMGALAICRIPFSAWLRFVIPIFLIEVAIGFVFVVISAYML from the coding sequence ATGAAACTAAGAGTTCCTCATACATTTACTATAATTTTTATACTAATTGCCATTATGGCAGCGTTAACTTGGGTAATTCCAAGTGGTAAGTATGCAAGGATTCACGATTCAAAGTCTGGCAAGGAATTGGTAATACCAAATAGTTATAAAGCTGTTCCAGCCAACCCTCAGGGCGTAAAAGATGTTTTACAATCTTTTGCTAAGGGTATGTTAGATGCGTCAGATATTATAGTTTTTTTATTAATTATTGGTGGTGCCTACGGGGTCGTATTAGAAACTGGGGCATTAGATACAGGTTTTAAAAAAGTTATTACCAAGCTAGGTAATAAAGATAAACTACTAATTCCTATGGTATTATTCTTATTTGCCATAGGTGGAACCGTTACAGGTATGTGGGAAGAAACCCTAGCTTTTTATATGTTAATAGTTCCCCTTGTAATAGCAATGGGTTACGATGCCCTTGTAGGAGCCGGAGCCATTCTAATAGGAGCTGCCATAGGTAATATGAGTTCTATTACCAACCCTTTTTCTACAGGTATAGCCTCGGGTATTGCGAATGTTTCGTTATCTGATGGTATGGGTATTCGTTGTATTATGTGGGTAGTAGCAGTAGCTGTTGCAATTATTTATGTGATGCTTTATGCAACTAAAGTAAAGAAAGATCCTAAAAAGTCTTTATTGTATAGTTTACGGGCAGATCATAAAAAACACTTTGGGCATTTAGCTGAAGATAAACTCTTTGTGAATTTTACATTAAAACATAAAATTATTGTGGCAGCTTTTATTTTCAATATTATGTTTATGGTGTTTAGTATTGTTTACCTAGATTGGTGGGTAATAGAAATTACCATGCAATTTATTGTGTTAGCTGTTTTCTGTGGCTATATTGCGGGTATGAATGAAAAACAAATTTGGGATAACTTCGTAAAAGGTGGGCAAGATTTTCTTTTTGCTGCCTATGTTATAGGGTTAGCCAGAGGAGTTTATTCTGTAGCCCATGATGGTGCTATTGTAGATACCATGCTTTATTACTTAAGTACTTGGTTAGCTAATTTACCCGAGGAATTATTTTTATTGTTAAACCAAATAGCCCAGTTAATAGTAGGTTTTTTTGTACCATCATCTTCAGGGCATGCCGCTTTAGTGATTCCAATTCTTTCTCCTATGGCAGAAATATTAAATGTTCCTAAAGCTAGTATTATTATTACTTATACGGTAGCATCTGGCTTAGTAAATTTAGTAACTCCTGTGGCAGGAGTATTAATGGGAGCTTTAGCAATTTGTAGAATTCCCTTTAGTGCGTGGCTAAGATTCGTGATTCCTATTTTTTTAATTGAAGTAGCCATAGGTTTTGTATTTGTGGTAATTAGTGCTTATATGTTATAA
- a CDS encoding rhodanese-like domain-containing protein, with amino-acid sequence MLTQNDELLKKEQISAEELKLLMEKYTVIVIDVRTPEEYFSYHINNAINLPYQTLSDTSLTEHIKIHNAEFIIVVTYCNSGGRGGKSFTLFSKSNDNPKILIKNLTHGINEWIDKGYPIQENSTT; translated from the coding sequence ATGTTAACTCAAAATGATGAACTCTTAAAAAAAGAGCAAATATCAGCCGAAGAACTTAAACTATTAATGGAAAAATATACGGTAATAGTTATAGATGTGCGTACGCCTGAAGAATATTTTAGTTATCATATTAACAATGCTATTAATTTACCATACCAAACTCTTAGTGATACTTCTTTAACAGAACACATTAAAATTCATAATGCAGAATTTATTATTGTGGTAACCTATTGTAATTCAGGAGGAAGAGGTGGTAAATCTTTTACTTTATTTTCTAAAAGTAATGATAACCCTAAAATATTAATTAAAAACCTCACACATGGTATTAATGAATGGATAGATAAAGGCTACCCAATTCAAGAAAATAGTACAACATAG
- a CDS encoding Farnesyl diphosphate synthase, whose translation MLFPEYLGVMEEKINSMLKEEVAKLSIPSNNIKTALTYALQGGKRFRPAIMGFLAKEIDVDEEDFLLLACSLEMIHAYTLVHDDLPAMDNDDIRRGQPSLHKKFNEYTAILTGDALQSEAFYMLSSSRLNIPTSLQLQVINIVADSIGSKNLISGQMFDLEFNKTLPANLPNLQTIHLLKTAKFMALPLVIVAMLAYKDSHFIARLQDYGEKLGIMFQIADDLQDTKDKGVNIVNFLGKNATFNLLEELNNTSKQQAINLGLKDMHQVNDFIMGVTNNA comes from the coding sequence ATGTTATTTCCTGAATATTTAGGAGTTATGGAAGAAAAAATCAATTCCATGTTAAAAGAAGAGGTAGCTAAATTAAGTATACCTTCTAACAATATTAAAACTGCCCTAACTTATGCTTTACAAGGTGGTAAAAGATTTCGCCCTGCCATTATGGGTTTTCTAGCTAAAGAAATAGATGTTGATGAAGAAGACTTTTTGCTTTTAGCTTGTTCTTTAGAGATGATTCATGCTTATACTTTAGTTCATGATGATTTACCAGCTATGGATAATGATGATATACGGAGGGGGCAACCTTCTTTACATAAAAAATTTAATGAATATACTGCTATTTTAACAGGTGATGCTTTGCAAAGTGAAGCCTTTTATATGTTAAGTTCTTCAAGGTTGAATATTCCTACAAGTTTACAATTGCAAGTAATTAACATAGTTGCCGATAGTATTGGTAGTAAGAATTTAATTAGTGGGCAAATGTTTGACCTTGAATTTAATAAAACTCTACCAGCGAATTTACCTAATTTACAAACAATTCACCTATTAAAGACTGCTAAATTTATGGCTTTACCATTAGTTATAGTAGCAATGCTAGCTTATAAAGATTCTCATTTTATAGCCAGACTTCAGGATTATGGTGAAAAACTAGGCATTATGTTTCAAATTGCTGATGATTTACAAGACACCAAAGATAAGGGAGTAAACATTGTTAACTTTTTAGGTAAAAATGCTACTTTTAATTTGCTTGAAGAGTTAAATAATACTTCTAAACAACAAGCAATTAACTTAGGTTTAAAAGATATGCACCAAGTAAATGACTTTATTATGGGAGTTACTAACAATGCCTAA